From Arachis stenosperma cultivar V10309 chromosome 2, arast.V10309.gnm1.PFL2, whole genome shotgun sequence, one genomic window encodes:
- the LOC130960826 gene encoding uncharacterized protein LOC130960826 translates to MGTEITALKRIYVYRCMKGSLLNLLIEELRHTALIHEDMLHKLEVLEELDYRLGSPVSASFSAAYCAVAVECTLKYLGTCSSRDVISNKSAYVNAINGIWRGHIPCMESSSSSGVGCRLYTAELKRWRDDIEASLSDPMVLKRLESYNGREDAIWKLKLYLLEASANLAPYFDEIALFAALYCNNCQTHELDGDKQEPSALAFLQRVNNRNVGELPIEKQTTEAPKENLDTEATFGNQSTEPPNEENEITEEARNENQTKEAPSEIQTTESRVENMITEEAPSEIQTEEALIENQTSEALIENQITKEASNENQTKEALIENQISEALIENMITEETPSEIQTEEALIENQTSEALIEDMITEEAPSEIQTEEALIENQTTEALIENQITKEASDENQTKETLIENQTTELIENQVTEEVPNENRTEESPIENQIIEEALDENQTKESPSENQTTEALIENQITIEASDENQTKEALIENQTTELIENQVTEEVPNENPTEESPIENLIIEETLDENQTKESPSENQTTEALIVNQITEEAPNENQTKEVPIHKIADALNENQIAGAPTGNVGADTDLCDQHGFATASAEECNESEQSLDEGASDHVTKFHLPSPKKWKISPLRKYEPRDIIIRRKKKRWSEFEEITLRAAVNQYGEGNWKLILSTHMDVFEERTDVDLKDKWRNLKHHRAN, encoded by the exons ATGGGAACCGAAATCACTGCTCTTAAACGAATTTACGTTTACCGCTGCATGAAGGGCTCTCTCCTCAACCTCCTCATAGAGGAGTTGCGTCACACTGCTCTCATTCATGAAGACATGCTCCATAAACTCGAAGTTCTCGAAGAACTCGATTATCGCTTAGGCTCTCCCGTTTCCGCTTCCTTCTCCGCTGCCTATTGTGCCGTCGCTGTGGAATGCACGCTCAAGTACCTTGGCACGTGCTCTTCACGTGACGTCATCTCCAACAAATCTGCATATGTAAACGCCATAAACGGGATCTGGCGTGGTCACATTCCGTGTATGgaatcctcctcctcctccggCGTCGGGTGCCGACTGTACACGGCGGAGCTGAAGCGGTGGAGGGATGACATTGAGGCTTCGCTTTCGGATCCCATGGTTTTGAAGAGGTTGGAAAGCTATAATGGTAGGGAAGATGCCATTTGGAAGCTTAAGCTTTATTTGCTTGAAGCCTCAGCAAACTTGGCTCCTTATTTTGATGAAATAGCATTATTCGCTGCTTTATACTGTAACAACTGTCAAACCCATGAGCTTGATGGCGATAAGCAGGAACCTAGTGCGCTTGCTTTCCTCCAAAGAG TGAACAATAGGAATGTGGGGGAGCTTCCTATTGAAAAACAAACTACAGAAGCACCGAAAGAAAATTTGGATACAGAAGCAACTTTTGGTAATCAGAGCACAGAACCACCAAATGAAGAAAATGAGATCACAGAAGAAGCACGAAATGAAAATCAAACTAAGGAAGCTCCATCAGAAATTCAGACTACTGAATCACGGGTCGAAAATATGATCACTGAAGAAGCACCAAGTGAAATTCAGACTGAGGAAGCCCTAATTGAAAATCAGACTTCTGAAGCACTGATTGAAAATCAGATAACAAAAGAAGCATCGAATGAAAATCAAACTAAGGAAGCCCTAATTGAAAACCAGATTTCTGAAGCACTGATTGAAAATATGATCACTGAAGAAACACCAAGTGAAATTCAGACTGAGGAAGCCCTAATTGAAAATCAGACTTCTGAAGCACTGATTGAAGATATGATCACTGAAGAAGCACCAAGTGAAATTCAGACTGAGGAAGCTTTGATTGAAAATCAGACTACTGAAGCACTGATTGAAAATCAGATAACAAAAGAAGCATCGGATGAAAATCAAACTAAGGAAACCCTAATTGAAAACCAGACTACTGAACTGATTGAAAATCAGGTTACAGAAGAAGTGCCAAATGAAAATCGGACTGAGGAATCCCCAATTGAAAATCAGATCATAGAAGAGGCATTGGATGAAAATCAAACTAAAGAATCCCCAAGTGAAAATCAGACTACTGAAGCACTGATTGAAAATCAGATAACAATAGAAGCATCGGATGAAAATCAAACTAAGGAAGCCCTAATTGAAAACCAGACTACTGAACTGATTGAAAATCAGGTTACAGAAGAAGTGCCAAATGAAAATCCGACTGAGGAATCCCCAATTGAAAATCTGATCATAGAAGAAACATTGGATGAAAATCAAACTAAAGAATCCCCAAGTGAAAATCAGACTACTGAAGCACTGATTGTAAACCAGATCACAGAAGAAGCACCAAATGAAAATCAGACTAAGGAGGTGCCAATTCATAAGATTGCAGATGCACTTAATGAAAATCAGATTGCAGGTGCACCAACTGGAAATGTGGGTGCAGATACAGATTTATGTGATCAACATGGTTTTGCAACTGCTTCTGCTGAAGAG TGTAATGAATCAGAACAGAGTTTGGATGAAGGAGCATCAGATCATGTCACCAAGTTTCATTTGCCTAGCCCCAAGAAATGGAAAATCTCTCCATTGAGAAAATATGAACCACGAGACATAATAATaaggaggaaaaagaaaagatggaGTGAGTTCGAAGAAATAACACTGAGGGCTGCTGTGAATCA GTATGGTGAAGGAAACTGGAAGTTAATCCTTAGTACTCATATGGATGTATTTGAAGAGAGAACTGAT GTTGATTTGAAGGATAAATGGAGAAACCTCAAGCATCATCGAGCTAATTAG
- the LOC130962297 gene encoding translocase of chloroplast 120, chloroplastic-like, whose translation MEEVEVFQEAMEPKDHLDDQEVKDNHGDAVVDKGDDAATVNASPLTVLDEAPSAAQNTDKFEESIGVAEESAQDNEKVELVASDEVGKVGQEPPDSVHLDGVDSGGTGREVSCDESSNIIDDGLQRSELNGVQEQSDLNTDEETVAQENGAMVDVDSGLVSEKSEDEDSGFVTPRENGGVIWENRSTEKVDDVVPEPNTESEFNKMSNQDFDAGDLKESNFDPEFRGNNTKEQLNASAMPYSESQDNAGEEVHENSALRNSELPEEVITDLKDNTLDIDINNEGTAGDEISSSFGQSTKCKDYNNVDANDSKAGSDSEDQEAVGEIGGTSPDIHDAMEDRELIQATGSSSSLQNSTADEIPVQITAADLKGLKDDRSQVSAVDNHGDQGLSSVAGEHEKIQEINAKEKETTQATRDQNSEVASSSGKPVAASNPPVRPAGLGRTAPLLEPTPRTVPQPRTNGTVSNTQSRQTEDSSNGETEEYDETREKLQMIRVKFLRLAHRLGQTPHNVVVAQVLYRLGLAEQLRGRNGGRVGAFSFDRASAMAEQLEAAGQEPLDFSCTIMVLGKTGVGKSATINSIFDEVKFNTDAFQTGTKKVQDVVGTVQGIKVRVIDTPGLLPSWSDQRHNEKILHSVKRFINKTPPDIVLYLDRLDMQSRDFSDMPLLRTITEMFGPSIWFNAIVVLTHAASAPPDGPNGTASSYDMFVTQRSHVVQQAIRQAAGDMRLMNPVALVENHSACRINRAGQRVLPNGQIWKPHLLLLSFASKILAEANALLKLQDSPPGKPYTARARAPPLPFLLSSLLQSRPQLKLPEEQFGDEDSLDDDLDESSDSDDETEPDDLPPFKRLTKAQVGQLSRAQKKAYFDELEYREKIFMKKQLKEEKKQRRMLKKMAESTKELPSDPNENVEDESGGAASVPVPMPDLALPASFDSDNPTHRYRYLDSSNQWLVRPVLETHGWDHDVGYEGLNVERLFVLKEKMPLSFSGQVTKDKKDANVQMEVATSLKYGEGKATSLGFDMQTVGKDLAYTLRSETKFSNFRRNMATAGLSFSLLGDALSAGVKVEDKFVASKRFKVVIAGGAMAGRGDVAYGGSLEAHLRDKDYPLGRSLSTLGLSVMDWHGDLAVGCNLQSQIPVGRYTNLVARANLNNRGAGQVSIRLNSSEQLQIALIGLIPLLKKMVGYPQQLQFGQ comes from the coding sequence ATGGAGGAGGTTGAAGTTTTCCAGGAGGCAATGGAGCCAAAAGATCATTTGGATGATCAGGAAGTAAAGGACAATCATGGAGATGCTGTTGTTGATAAAGGAGATGATGCTGCCACAGTTAATGCTTCCCCTTTAACTGTGCTTGATGAAGCTCCTAGTGCTGCACAGAATACGGATAAATTTGAGGAGTCTATTGGGGTTGCTGAGGAATCTGCCCAAGACAATGAGAAGGTTGAACTAGTTGCTAGCGATGAGGTGGGCAAAGTTGGGCAGGAACCACCTGATAGTGTTCATCTAGATGGAGTTGATTCTGGAGGAACTGGAAGAGAAGTATCTTGTGATGAATCTTCCAATATCATTGATGATGGTTTACAAAGGAGTGAGTTAAATGGCGTACAGGAGCAGTCTGACTTAAATACTGACGAAGAGACAGTTGCTCAGGAGAATGGTGCCATGGTGGATGTAGACTCTGGTTTAGTCAGTGAGAAGTCTGAAGATGAGGATTCTGGATTTGTGACCCCAAGAGAAAATGGTGGTGTAATCTGGGAAAACAGGAGCACAGAGAAGGTAGATGATGTTGTTCCTGAGCCCAATACAGAATCTGAATTCAATAAGATGTCAAACCAGGATTTTGATGCTGGGGATTTGAAGGAGAGTAACTTTGATCCTGAATTCAGAGGCAACAACACAAAAGAACAGTTGAATGCTTCAGCTATGCCTTATAGCGAATCTCAAGATAATGCAGGTGAAGAAGTACATGAAAATTCAGCACTTAGAAATTCTGAACTTCCAGAGGAAGTGATTACAGATTTGAAGGATAATACCCTTGACATCGATATAAACAATGAGGGTACAGCTGGTGATGAAATTAGTTCATCTTTTGGTCAGAGTACCAAATGCAAAGATTACAACAATGTTGATGCTAATGATAGTAAAGCTGGATCAGATTCAGAGGACCAGGAAGCAGTTGGTGAAATAGGAGGAACTTCTCCCGACATACATGACGCCATGGAGGATAGGGAACTGATACAAGCTACTGGAAGCTCATCCTCATTGCAAAATTCTACTGCTGATGAGATACCAGTTCAGATTACTGCAGCTGATTTAAAAGGTCTTAAGGATGACCGATCTCAGGTTTCTGCTGTAGATAATCATGGAGATCAAGGATTATCATCTGTGGCCGGGGAGCATGAAAAGATACAGGAGATCAATGCAAAAGAGAAGGAAACCACTCAGGCCACTAGAGACCAAAACAGTGAGGTTGCCTCCTCATCTGGAAAGCCTGTTGCTGCTAGCAACCCTCCAGTTCGTCCAGCTGGCCTTGGTCGTACAGCACCATTATTGGAACCTACCCCAAGGACAGTGCCACAGCCTCGTACAAATGGCACTGTATCTAATACACAGTCCCGACAAACGGAAGATTCCTCAAACGGTGAGACTGAGGAGTATGACGAGACTCGTGAGAAGCTTCAGATGATTAGGGTAAAATTTTTACGGTTGGCTCATAGGCTTGGGCAGACACCCCATAATGTTGTTGTAGCACAGGTTTTATATAGACTGGGCCTGGCTGAGCAACTCAGGGGGCGGAATGGTGGTCGAGTTGGTGCATTTAGTTTTGATCGTGCAAGTGCAATGGCTGAGCAACTTGAAGCAGCAGGTCAGGAGCCACTTGATTTCTCTTGTACAATAATGGTTCTTGGAAAGACAGGAGTTGGTAAGAGTGCAACAATCAATTCTATATTTGATGAGGTTAAATTTAATACTGATGCTTTTCAAACTGGAACAAAAAAGGTTCAGGATGTTGTGGGAACAGTGCAGGGCATTAAGGTACGTGTGATAGATACACCAGGACTTTTACCTTCCTGGTCTGACCAACGACATAATGAGAAGATTCTGCACTCTGTCAAGCGCTTTATTAATAAAACACCACCAGATATTGTGCTCTATCTTGATAGGTTAGACATGCAGAGCCGTGATTTTAGTGATATGCCACTATTGCGCACAATTACTGAGATGTTTGGACCTTCAATATGGTTCAATGCTATTGTTGTTCTGACTCATGCAGCATCTGCTCCTCCTGATGGCCCAAATGGTACTGCTTCCAGTTATGACATGTTTGTCACACAGCGCTCTCATGTTGTGCAGCAAGCCATTCGTCAAGCAGCTGGAGATATGCGTCTAATGAATCCTGTAGCATTGGTGGAGAACCACTCTGCATGCAGAATAAATAGGGCTGGCCAGAGAGTGTTGCCTAATGGCCAGATTTGGAAGCCTCATCTGTTACTCTTGTCTTTTGCCTCAAAAATTCTGGCTGAAGCAAATGCCCTTCTAAAGTTACAAGATAGTCCACCTGGAAAGCCTTACACTGCTCGAGCAAGAGCACCACCTTTACCATTTCTTTTGTCATCCCTTCTTCAGTCAAGGCCACAATTAAAGTTGCCAGAGGAGCAGTTTGGTGATGAGGACAGTCTTGATGACGACCTTGATGAGTCATCTGATTCTGATGATGAAACAGAACCTGATGACTTGCCACCATTTAAACGTTTGACGAAGGCCCAGGTGGGACAATTGTCTAGAGCTCAGAAAAAGGCATATTTTGATGAGTTGGAGTACcgagaaaaaatttttatgaagaAACAATTGAAGGAAGAGAAAAAGCAACGGAGGATGTTGAAGAAAATGGCAGAATCAACAAAGGAGCTGCCAAGTGATCCTAACGAAAATGTTGAAGATGAAAGTGGTGGTGCAGCTTCTGTTCCTGTTCCCATGCCAGATTTGGCCTTGCCGGCTTCTTTCGATTCTGATAATCCCACTCATCGGTATCGGTATCTTGATTCATCCAATCAGTGGCTTGTAAGACCTGTCCTAGAAACTCATGGATGGGATCATGATGTGGGTTATGAAGGATTAAATGTAGAAAGATTGTTTGTTCTTAAAGAGAAGATGCCATTATCTTTCAGTGGTCAGGTTACCAAGGATAAAAAGGATGCTAATGTTCAAATGGAAGTTGCCACTTCTCTTAAGTATGGAGAAGGGAAAGCAACTTCGTTAGGCTTTGATATGCAGACTGTTGGGAAGGACTTAGCTTATACATTGCGAAGTGAGACAAAATTTAGTAACTTCAGGAGAAATATGGCTACTGCTGGTCTCTCATTTTCTCTCCTGGGTGATGCCCTGTCAGCTGGAGTTAAAGTTGAAGACAAATTTGTTGCCAGTAAACGATTCAAGGTGGTTATTGCTGGTGGTGCAATGGCAGGGCGTGGTGATGTTGCCTATGGTGGCAGTTTGGAGGCCCATTTGAGAGATAAAGATTATCCTCTTGGGAGGTCTTTGTCAACACTGGGGCTTTCTGTTATGGACTGGCATGGTGATCTTGCTGTTGGTTGCAATTTACAATCACAAATCCCAGTTGGTCGGTATACAAACCTTGTTGCCAGGGCCAATTTGAACAACCGAGGTGCAGGACAAGTCAGCATTAGGTTAAATAGTTCAGAGCAGCTTCAAATTGCTTTGATTGGTCTCATCCCTCTACTTAAGAAGATGGTTGGTTATCCTCAACAATTGCAGTTTggacaatga
- the LOC130962871 gene encoding uncharacterized protein LOC130962871 → MGPFSNSNGFVYIFLAVDYVSKWMEAIPTRCDDANTVAPFLRNNIICKFGSPRAIVSNQGIQFCNRKIEMLMKKYEVLHKVSTAYHPQTNGQAEVSNMEIKRILEKVVNPQRKNWSSRLGDALWAYRTAYKTPIRMSSFRIVFGKPCHLPVEIQHKAYWAVKHCNPDLKGAGMECKLQMEELECLRLEAYENSKFYKEKAKTFHDQNIRRKSFKIGDEVLLYNSRLRLMPEKLRFRWDGPFKVVDVKAYGVVEVVQPINGTTFKINYHRVKPYHAQPKHAKELEIFLLGEVPNNQLTHSSAT, encoded by the coding sequence atgggaccattttcAAATTCCAATGGGTTTGTCTACATTTTTCTAGCTGTGGATTACGTCTCAAAATGgatggaagcaattcctacccgttGTGATGACGCCAATACCGTTGCTCCATTTTTAAGAAACAATATCATTTGTAAATTTGggtcaccacgagcaatcgtgagcaaCCAAGGAATCCAATTTTGCAATAGAAAAATTGAGATGTTGATGAAAAAGTATGAGGTTCTTCACAAAGTTTCCACAGCCTATCACccccaaactaatgggcaagcggAAGTCTCCAACATGGAGATCAAAAGAATCTTGGAGAAAGTAGTCAACCCACAAAGAAAGAATTGGAGTTCCAGATTGGGAGATGCATTGTGGGCATATAGGACTGCCTACAAGACCCCAATTAGAATGAGCTCCTTCCGCATTGTCTTTGGGAAGCCTTGTCATCTTCCAGTTGAAATCCAACACAAGGCGTATTGGGCGGTGAAACATTGCAATCCGGATTTAAAGGGAGCGGGAATGGAATGCAAGCTCCAAATGGAGGAGTTAGAATGTCTTAGGCTAGAAGCATATGAAAATTCTAAGTTTTATAAAGAAAAGGCCAAGACATTCCATGACCAAAATATTAGGAGGAAGAGCTTTAAGATAGGTGATGAGGTGCTTCTATACAACTCAAGGTTGCGGTTGATGCCCGAAAAGTTGAGATTTAGATGGGATGGTCCATTCAAGGTGGTGGATGTCAAGGCTTATGGGGTGGTTGAAGTGGTGCAACCTATCAATGGAACTACATTCAAAATCAACTATCATAGGGTGAAACCTTACCACGCACAACCCAAGCATGCCAAGGAGTTGGAGATTTTTCTCCTTGGAGAGGTTCCAAATAATCAATTAACTCATTCAAGTGCAACTTAG